One region of Glycine max cultivar Williams 82 chromosome 9, Glycine_max_v4.0, whole genome shotgun sequence genomic DNA includes:
- the LOC112997810 gene encoding 3-oxoacyl-[acyl-carrier-protein] synthase II, chloroplastic-like, which translates to MDYEETYAPIARLEAIRMLLAFASILDFKLYQMDVKSEFLNGFIQEKVYVDQPHGFENSDLLNHVFKLKKAVYGLKQAPKACFAKHRQVVMTGMSVVTSLGHDPDVFYSNLLEGVSGIIKIDTFDCEEFSMRIGGEIKSFSTDSWVARKLSKRMDKYMLYLLTVGKKALADGGITHDKMDELNKEKCGILIGSVGWHIFYDAFRVSYKRINPFTIPLATTNMSSAILAVDLGWMGPNYSIFIARATSNFCILNAANHIIRGEAVSIFLQHLL; encoded by the exons ATGGATTATGAAGAAACTTATGCTCCTATAGCTAGACTAGAAGCTATTAGAATGTTACTTGCCTTTGCATCAATACTGGATttcaaactttatcaaatggacgTTAAAAGTGAATTTTTGAATGGatttattcaagaaaaagtGTATGTTGATCAACCTCATGGATTTGAAAATTCAGATTTGctcaatcatgtttttaaattgaagAAGGCtgtatatggtttaaaacaagcccctaAGGCTTG CTTTGCAAAACATAGGCAAGTAGTTATGACAGGCATGAGTGTTGTTACATCACTTGGTCATGATCCAGATGTCTTCTATAGTAATTTACTTGAGGGTGTTAGTGGGATAATCAAGATTGATACTTTTGACTGTGAAGAATTTTCAATg AGAATAGGTGGTGAGATCAAGTCCTTTTCAACTGATAGTTGGGTAGCACGAAAACTTTCAAAAAGGATGGATAAATATATGTTGTATTTGCTAACAGTAGGGAAAAAGGCCTTGGCGGATGGTGGAATTACTCATGACAAAATGGATgagttaaataaagaaaaatgtggGATTTTGATTGGTTCAGTTGGGTGGC ATATATTTTATGATGCTTTTCGAGTCTCATATAAGAGGATTAATCCTTTTACTATACCCCTTGCAACAACAAATATGAGTTCGGCCATACTCGCAGTGGATCTG GGGTGGATGGGCCCTAATTATTCAATCTTTATAGCACGTGCCACTAGCAATTTTTGTATATTGAATGCTGCAAACCATATCATTAGAGGTGAAGCTGTAAGtatttttcttcaacatttGCTTTAG